Below is a genomic region from Flammeovirgaceae bacterium SG7u.111.
CTTCTTTTGATCGTGCGCCTTGAAATTGGTATAAAAAACATTGATACCTTCAGGGGCATTATATACAAAGCCTTCATCCACTCCTTCATTATCTGCTACATAAGCAGTCTTTTGAGTTTCAGCAGCTTCACTGTTCAATTTATCTACCACTTCCCTCATTGCTACAAAAGCTTTATCAGCTTTGCGAATATCCTCCTCTTTAAGCATGGCTATACTAGCCTCTAATATTTCCTCCAAAGAGCTTTTTGAATAATCAACCGCCTCTTCCTCCACAGTTTCTTCCTCTGCAGATTCATCTTCTTCACTTTCTTCTTCCACAGCTTTCTCCTTAGCTATAGACTCTTCAGCTTCTACTTTTTCTTCAGCAACTTTTGGAACTTCAACTTTTTTCTCTTCTGGAGCACTTTCTTCCTCTTTTTTTGGTATTTCTACCACTTCAGGAGATGCTTCTTCAACAACTTTTGTGTTTGGCGTTTCTTCCGAATCACTTCCGCTGTTCTCAGCAGATGTTACTATTTCTTTTTCTTCTTTTTCCGCGTTTTTACCCTCATTTGGGGTACCATTGTCATCGTTCATACGTCCTCCTTAATTGGTTTTAAGCAAAGCTAACAAAATGTATTAATTAAGCCGAGGGTCGATAGGATAATTTGAAAGCATCTTGTATTTACTTCCCATTGATCGTAACACCTCTTGCCACAAATTTTCCGGTTCTATTTCGAATATTTTTTTTAAGTCTATTTTAGCTATTACCCACGAATTTTTATTGAGTTCTTCTTCTAATTGGTTTTTACCCCAACCACTGTAGCCCACAAATAGCCTGCAGTTTTTTGAAGAGACTTCCCCATTCATGTGCAAGAGCTTAAGTTCATCATAATTCCCACCCCAAAATACACCTTCCTGAAGCTTTGTGCTCCCATCCAGCATATCAAAGGTATGGATTACATGGAGAGTATTTTGCTCGACTGGTCCGCCTACAAAGATATCGTTACCCATAATGAGTGGATCTGGGACATCTTCTACATCCACACTAACTGGCTTGTTTATTACCAAACCAAATGCACCCTCTTCTTTATGCTCACAAATCAGTATTACTGAACGGGCAAAATTAGGATCGTCTAAAAATGGCTCGGCAACCAACACATCTCCTTTTATAACCTCCATATTATCGTTGAGGCTTGTGTCGAATAATTGCATAGTGATGTTTGGTTTTATGCTTAAATGTAAATTTCAGATTTAGGATACTGCGCTTATATAAATCCCTAACCTATTAACTATCAATATGGTTATATAAAAATAGGTTTCCCTTTTCCAAAAAATACACATACATTAAAGTTTACATGCACAGTCAACTTTTCATATTTACGAATAAAATAGAACTATTAAAATGATAGGCATCAATTTTTTATAAAGAGGGGCTCATTCCAAACTGTGAGTAAAAAAAGGTTTATGTCAGCAGCAAAGATATCGAGGTCAGTAAAAAATAGTTTGTCCAAAAAATGCCTAAACACCCTTACCTTTTATTAGATTAACTGGATAAAATCCACCGTTGTACAAGGTAGAAACATTTTTAGCTTTTCACAATCCAAACATTATATTTTTTTAACACCCAGCTCACTCTTTTCTATATCATATGAAAAGATGTTTAACCTTCCGGTTTGAAATGCATAGTTCAAAATCAAGACTTCCACCATTCCATTAGTTTTGTAGTTGCGACACAAACAAGACCAAATGACAAATAGTCTTGGACAAACTTAAACTATTAACCAGGCCTACCGAAGCATAATTCAAAAACTGTATGCTGAATTTGCGTTAAAATGATACTTTTTTGATTTGCCCTGATTATATAAAATCACCCCTGTCATAAACCCTGATATAGTCTAATACATTATACAATTCATGTTAGAATATGAGCGATAGGCTTGACTTTACCACACATCACATCTGTAAATTAACGTATACCGCACAACTATACATACTTTCTTGTTTATGCCAACACAAACATACTTATGCCATAATTTTTTAGAGGTATCAAAATTTTGAACTAATATTTTCATCATAATAACGTTTGCTTAATGATAATACTTTTCAATTATAACTCATATGTAACTATCATGGAATACTGGGACAAAGTTCAGCAAGCTAAAAAGAGTGTAGTAACTGAAAAAGTTGCTAAAGTAACTGTTGATATCCAAGACCCTAAGCTTGGAGAACCTTTCAAAGTAGTAGTAAATACTTCTATTTCACATCAGGATCTAAATATCAATGGTGTATATGTGAA
It encodes:
- a CDS encoding YqgE/AlgH family protein, whose product is MQLFDTSLNDNMEVIKGDVLVAEPFLDDPNFARSVILICEHKEEGAFGLVINKPVSVDVEDVPDPLIMGNDIFVGGPVEQNTLHVIHTFDMLDGSTKLQEGVFWGGNYDELKLLHMNGEVSSKNCRLFVGYSGWGKNQLEEELNKNSWVIAKIDLKKIFEIEPENLWQEVLRSMGSKYKMLSNYPIDPRLN